A genomic window from Sorex araneus isolate mSorAra2 chromosome 2, mSorAra2.pri, whole genome shotgun sequence includes:
- the BSG gene encoding basigin isoform X1, whose product MAAALLLVLPALLCARAWGAGSVWTSMQEVDSRIHLTCRLNDSNVEITGHRWVRGNKVLLEDSQPGLKMDYYMSPDDHSGTYSCIFLPETAGRGDIQVSGHPKVKATKKMENVDEGENVVLSCTAEADPPVQFWKWFRVNESGEQQLIDNHTRSDKYYVVSRESSSELHVQNLHVEEDPGKYTCEAHNDLGQDSEVIVLRVRKHLAALWPFLGIVAEVLVLVTIIFIYEKRQKKNENLDDEDTGSQPLKSTSHMNDQGKELGVRQRNAT is encoded by the exons ATGGCGGCTGCGCTGCTTCTCGTCCTGCCTGCGCTGCTTTGCGCGCGGGCCTGGGGCGCGG GGTCCGTCTGGACCTCCATGCAGGAGGTGGACTCCCGCATCCACCTCACGTGCAGGCTGAACGACAGCAACGTGGAGATCACGGGCCACCGCTGGGTGCGGGGCAACAAGGTGCTGCTGGAGGACAGCCAGCCTGGGCTGAAGATGGATTACTA CATGAGCCCCGATGATCACTCTGGCACCTATTCCTGCATCTTTCTCCCGGAGACCGCGGGCCGGGGTGATATCCAGGTGTCGG GACACCCCAAGGTGAAAGCCACGAAAAAGATGGAGAACGTGGACGAGGGGGAGAACGTGGTGCTGAGCTGCACGGCTGAGGCCGACCCCCCTGTACAGTTCTGGAAGTGGTTCCGTGTGAACGAGTCTGGGGAGCAG CAACTTATCGACAACCACACGCGCTCCGACAAGTACTACGTGGTGTCGCGGGAGTCCTCGTCCGAGCTGCACGTGCAGAACCTGCACGTGGAGGAGGACCCGGGCAAGTACACCTGCGAAGCCCACAACGACCTCGGCCAGGACTCGGAGGTGATCGTGCTGCGCGTGCGCAAGCACCTGGCCGCCCTCTGGCCCTTCCTGGGCATCGTGGCCGAGGTGCTCGTGCTGGTCACCATCATCTTCATCTATGAGAAGCGCCAGAAGAAGAACGAGAACCTGGACG ATGAAGACACGGGCTCCCAGCCACT gaaAAGCACGTCACACATGAACGACCAGGGCAAAGAGCTCGGCGTTCGCCAGAGGAACGCCACATGA
- the BSG gene encoding basigin isoform X2: protein MSPDDHSGTYSCIFLPETAGRGDIQVSGHPKVKATKKMENVDEGENVVLSCTAEADPPVQFWKWFRVNESGEQQLIDNHTRSDKYYVVSRESSSELHVQNLHVEEDPGKYTCEAHNDLGQDSEVIVLRVRKHLAALWPFLGIVAEVLVLVTIIFIYEKRQKKNENLDDEDTGSQPLKSTSHMNDQGKELGVRQRNAT, encoded by the exons ATGAGCCCCGATGATCACTCTGGCACCTATTCCTGCATCTTTCTCCCGGAGACCGCGGGCCGGGGTGATATCCAGGTGTCGG GACACCCCAAGGTGAAAGCCACGAAAAAGATGGAGAACGTGGACGAGGGGGAGAACGTGGTGCTGAGCTGCACGGCTGAGGCCGACCCCCCTGTACAGTTCTGGAAGTGGTTCCGTGTGAACGAGTCTGGGGAGCAG CAACTTATCGACAACCACACGCGCTCCGACAAGTACTACGTGGTGTCGCGGGAGTCCTCGTCCGAGCTGCACGTGCAGAACCTGCACGTGGAGGAGGACCCGGGCAAGTACACCTGCGAAGCCCACAACGACCTCGGCCAGGACTCGGAGGTGATCGTGCTGCGCGTGCGCAAGCACCTGGCCGCCCTCTGGCCCTTCCTGGGCATCGTGGCCGAGGTGCTCGTGCTGGTCACCATCATCTTCATCTATGAGAAGCGCCAGAAGAAGAACGAGAACCTGGACG ATGAAGACACGGGCTCCCAGCCACT gaaAAGCACGTCACACATGAACGACCAGGGCAAAGAGCTCGGCGTTCGCCAGAGGAACGCCACATGA